The window GGGGTGAGCTCCGTCGCGCCCGTCACGGTGACCACGTCGGCGTCGACGCCGACTCGGTCGAGGTAGTCGCGGGTGACCGCCGGGAACTCGGTAGCGATCGTTCCGCCGACCAGATCCGCGACGGTCGAGACGTCGCCGTCCTCCGGCGCCGCGAGGACGAGCTTGCAGGAGCCGTACCCCAGGTCGAACAGGTCGACGAGGTCGTCGTCGGCCGCGGACGCGGCGTCGTCCGCCACGCCGCCGGACTCCGCGGCCTGGTCGAGCCCCGTGATCCCGAGGTCGGCCGCCCCGTCGCGGACGTACTCGGGGATGTCGGCCGCGCGCGCGAACAGCACGGTCACGTCGGGGTCGACGGTGTCGGCGTACAGCTGGCGGTCGGCGGTCTCCTCGACGTGGAGCCCCGCGCGTTCCAAAAGCGAGAGCGTCGGGTCGTGCAGGCGGCCCTTGTTGGGGACGGCGATGCGCATACGGCAAGCGTCGCGGGGGGAGGGGGAAACGTTTTCGTCCGATGGCTCGGTCGCTGCGAACCCGGTACCGACGGTGGATCCGGGTACCGGACGAACCGCGTGCGAGTCAGCGCGATAATATACGCTATCTTATATACTTATAAAACATTATGAATATGGCATGAGTACAAAACCCACCGACGCGAGACGCCGAACCGGAGGCCGTACCGACGGGCTCGGACCGACGAGACGGGCGGTTCTCGCCGCCGGCGGGGTAGTCGCGCTCGGCGGGCTCGCGGGGTGTTCCGGCCTCGACGGACTGGTGGACCGCGCCGGCGAGCAGGTGCTCGGGACGACGGTCTCCACGCCGGCGGCGTTTTACGCCGGGCGGCCGCTGTCGGACGACTCGGCGGGCGACGGCGGCGACGACGGAAGCAGCGGCCAGACGCAGGTCCTCCGCACCGGCTCGGTCGGGGTCACGTACGTGCCGGCGACGGCTCGGGCCGACTCCCGGGAAATCGAGCTCGAAGGATTTTCGGTCAGCGGGGCGACGAAAGCCCAGGACTACAACGCCACGCGGTCGAATAAACCAACCAGCGAGTGGTGGGGCGGCCCGGACGACGACATCGTCGACGACGACGATGACGCGGACGGTATTCTGGAGGTCGAACTCGGGCTGCTGGGTCACGTCGTGACCGCACGGGACGCCGTGGAGCGACGCGCCCCGGACGAAGCGAAACGCGCCCTCGACGGGTTCATCGACGACACCGAGACCGCCCTCAGACCGAAACTCGACAAGTGCGGGACCGGCGTCTGTGAGACCGTCCGTGAGAACTCCGAGATCCGAGAGCAGGGAATTCGGAACGCACGCCGGGCCGTCGACAACGTGGACTGGATCGTGGCGGTGCGAGAGCTCGCGGGCGTCGAGGAGATCGTCCTCGGCGACATCGAGCGGCTCGACGACGTACTCGTCGAACGCCGCCCCGGGCGACCGCGGTTCATCGACATCATCGAGTACATGCGAAACGAGCCGACGATCGGCGAGCGCTTCGCCGTCTGCCTGCCCGACGCCAGTCTGCCGGGCGATCTCGGCTCGCTCGCCGAGGAACTCACGCCGGGACGCGTGCTCAGCTACTTCGCCGCGTCGCACGAGGAGGACGGACGACACACGCCGTTCCACAATAAATACCGTCCGCAGTTTGCGGTCGAGTACGACGACGACGGCTGTATCCAGATCGACGGCCCCGTGTCGCTCCACCGCGACCTCGCCTGTCAGACGATTCTCTCGGCCGAACTCGACACGTACCGCACCGAGAATCGGGGTATCGTCGGCTACAGCACCGAGGGCGGCGCCGTCGTGAGCGGCGCGCCGGCGTCGGCCGACGCCGACGGGAAGTGCGTCTTCGTCGCGGCCGACGGCACCCTCCGCGAGCCCGAGACGCTCGACTCGTGGGGCGAGATCATCTTGGGCGAGGACAGGGATATGGTGATGCCGGACGACAACGTCGAACACGATAACGGCGGATCAGGCTCGCAGACGCTGGTCTGTCCCGTGGCCGTGACGCCGGCAGACTGCCCGTGTCCGCTGCCCGGGCTGTTCTACGTCCGGCGGATCGTCCGCGACGATCAGATCGTCTTCGCCGGCGGGTGGATCCTCGATGAGGGCGCGCTGTACGAGGATTCGGTGACGCTCCTGTTCGACGAGGGACCGACCGAGATCGCGAGCGTAACCCCCGACGACATCGCGAGCGACGACTTCGACGACCGCATCGTCGAGGGGTTCTCCCGCGACCGGAGCCGATACGGCTCGGCGATCGGTAGCGCTCGGGTACAGGGAACCGAAATGAACAAGGCGGAACTGATCGAGGCGATGGCGTCGCACGCGCTGACACAGACCGATAAGGGGCGGAAGGGACTCAACGCCGTGAACGTCAAGGTACTCGGCAGACAGGGAGACGATGACGGCGACGAGGGGCCGACCTACGCGAGCGCGACCGCCGTAGACGCCCCGCTCGTCCATCTGGCCGGAGCCGGAGAGCTATCGGTGGAAGAGAAACTCGCATCAACGGGCAGGATCGAGACGGGAGTGATAAACTCGGGCGAGGAAGTCGATATCTTGGGTATGGGTGACGAGAAACTGAGCCTCATTCGCAAATAGCACGCGAGGAAGCCCCGACGACGGCGAGAATCGAGCCCATGCGAGTGCAACCACCGTAGACGCCCCGCTCGTCCATCTGGCCGGAGCCCGAGAGCGATCGCCGAACGAGGATATCGGGTTGTTGTCGCGAGGGATCGATAAGAAAGAGATTCGCAGAGGGATGTGACCGCTCGCACGGGACCGCGCCGCCGTCGATCCCCGCGCCGCTCAAGTGCCTCCGCCGCCAACGACCGGTATCGTGAGCGACGCCGACTCCCCCCTCTCGGAGGACCGCCCGACCGTCGACCGCCCCCTCCGCGTCGACGCCCCGTTCGAGCCCGCGGGCGACCAGCCGGCGGCGATCGAGGAGCTCGTCGAGGGGTTCGAGTCGGGCGCCGACAAGCAGACGCTGCTCGGCGTCACCGGCTCCGGGAAGACGAACACCGTCTCGTGGGTCGCCGAGGAGCTCGATCAGCCGACCCTCGTGTTAGCGCACAACAAGACGCTCGCGGCCCAGCTGTACGAGGAGTTCCGCGAGCTGTTCCCGGACAACGCCGTCGAGTACTTCGTCTCCTACTACGACTACTACCAGCCCGAGGCGTACGTCGAGCAGACGGACACGTTCATCGACAAGGAGATGTCGATAAACGAGGAGATCGACCGCCTCCGCCACTCCGCGACGCGCTCGCTGCTCACCCGCGACGACGTGATCGTGGTCGCCTCGGTCTCGGCCATCTACGGGCTCGGCGATCCGCAGAACTACCGCGACATGGCGCTCCGTCTGGAGGTCGGCGAGGAGGTGGGGCGCGAGGAGCTGCTCGCCCGCCTCGTCGACCTGAACTACGAGCGCAACGACGTGGACTTCACGCAGGGGACGTTCAGGGTGCGGGGCGACACCGTCGAGATATACCCGATGTACGGGCGGTACGCGGTGCGTGTCGAGCTGTGGGGCGACGAGATCGACCGCATGATCAAGGTCGACCCGATGAAAGGCGAGGTCGTGAGCGAGGAGCCGGCCGTCATGCTCCACCCCGCCGAGCACTACTCGATCCCCGACGACAAGCTGGAGCAGGCGATCGCGGAGATCGAGGAGCTGATGGAGAAACGGGTCAGCTACTTCGAGCGGCAGGGCGATCTGGTCGCCGCCCAGCGCATCGAGGAGCGCACCACGTTCGACGTCGAGATGCTCCGGGAGGCGGGCTACTGCTCCGGGATCGAGAACTACTCGGTCCACATGGACGACCGCGAGTCGGGCGACGCCCCCTACACCCTACTCGACTACTTTCCGGACGACTTCCTCACCGTCGTCGACGAGTCCCACCAGACGATCCCCCAGATCAAAGGGCAGTACGAGGGGGACAAGTCGCGGAAGGACTCGCTCGTCGAGAACGGGTTCCGGCTCCCGACCGCCTACGACAACCGCCCGCTCACCTTCGAGGAATTCGAGGAGAAGACGGACCGCACGCTGTACGTCTCCGCGACGCCCGGCGACTACGAGCGCGAGACTTCCGACCGCATCGTCGAGCAGATCGTCCGGCCGACCCACCTCGTCGACCCCAAAGTGGAGGTGACGGAGGCGACGGGGCAGGTCGAGGATCTCCTCGATCGGGTCGACGAGCGGATCGAGCGCGACGAGCGGGTTCTCGTCACCACCCTCACTAAGCGGATGGCCGAGGACCTCACGGAGTACTTCGAGGAGGCCGGGATCGACGTGGCGTACATGCACGACGAGACGGACACCCTCGAGCGCCACGAGATCATCCGCGACCTCAGATTAGGCAACATCGACGTGCTCGTCGGGATCAACCTGCTCCGCGAGGGGCTCGACATCCCTGAGGTGAGCCTCGTCGCCATCCTCGACGCCGACCAGGAGGGGTTCCTCCGCTCGACGACGACCCTCGTCCAGACGATGGGGCGCGCCGCTCGGAACGTCAACGGCGAGGTCGTCCTCTACGCCGACCGGGTGACCGACTCGATGGAAGAGGCCATCGAGGAGACCCAGCGGCGCCGCGAGATCCAGCTGGAGTACAACGAGGAACACGGCTACGAGGCGACGACCATCGACAAGCCGGTCGGCGAGACGAACCTCCCGGGATCGAAGACGGACACCTCGTCGGTCAGCGTCGGCGACGTGGAGAGCAAAGACGAGGCCGAAGCGCAGATCGAGGCGCTCGAAGACCGGATGGACGAGGCCGCGAGCAACCTGGAGTTCGAGCTGGCGGCGGACATCCGCGACCGGATCGCCGAGCTCCGCCGCGCCTTCGAGCTGGATACCGACGACGGCGGCGTGCCCGCGCCCATGATCGACGAGTAGCGGTCGCTCCCGCTCTCTCCGACCGTCTCGTTCCGATCTCTCGACCGTCCCGTTCCGATCCCTCGACCGTCCCGTTCCGATCCCTCGGCCGTCTCCGCTCAGCCCTCGCGCGCTCCCCCGAGCCGGCTCCGATTCTCACTCGCCGAGACGCGCGACGATGGGGTTTTCACTCCGACCGTCGGAGCCCGTCGCATGCACCGCCGCGCGGTCGTCGTCGGCGCCCTCGCCGTCGCCACCGCGGGCTGCGTCGACCGCCTCCACGACCTCGCGGCGTCGACGCCGCGGGACCTCGCGGTCCGGAGCCGCTACGTCGACGGCAACCCCCTCGTCGACGGGCAGAGCGTCCTCGACCGCCCGGCGGAGATCGTCACCCACGCCGCCTCCTTCCGGTCGAGCGCGGCGGCGATGGGCGCTCTCCGTCCCGACGCCGCGGAGACGCGGGCGTTCGTCGACGCGACCGCGTTCGTCGACGACGGCGGGGAGGCCGTGCTGCTCGTCGCCCAGCGGCTCACCGCCCCCGAGGTCGAACTCCGTCTCGGCGCGATCAGCCGCACCGGCGACGGCTCGCTCCGGATCGCGGTCGACCGGACCGGCGTCCGGGGCGACGTCGAAACCGACGACCCGGTCGTGAAGACGCTCCTGATCCGGCTGACGGACGAGCAGGGACCGCCGGAACGGGTCGTCGTCTCGATCGACGGCGACCGCGCCGGCGTGACCGTGTAGGTTCACGCTCGCGATCCCGCCTCGGTCCCGCGATCGTTTTGTGTCTCGGCGACCTCCCCGCCGATATGACAGCGCTCCGCCGACGCCTCCTCGGACTCGCTCTCCTCGCGCTCGCCGCCGTCGCGTTCGCTGGCGCGGCCGCCGTCGCGCCCGTGATCGTCCCGGGAACTGGGACCGCCTCCGGCGGCCCCGACCTCGTCGTGCCGTCTCCGGTCTCGCTGCTGGCCGCGCCCGCGCTCCTCGCGGTCGGATCGGTACTGCTGGTCTCCGGCGTCGCCGCGCTCGCCGCCGTCGACCTCTCTGCGCGCGCGGCGCTCTTCGCTCCCGCGCTCGGCGCTGTCGGCGCGCTGGCGCTCGGGGCGGGGATCGGCACTGACGTCGGGGCCCCCCTCGCTGCGTTCGCCGCGTCGGAGGCGCTCGCGACGCTGCGCACCGGTCCGCCCGCCGCGGTCGCGGCCGGCGCCGTCGTCGGGGGCGCGGTGGCGCCCGTCGTGCGCGCGTCGACCACGGAGGACACGGTCGCGCTGCTCGTCGCCGCGGTCCTGCTGCTCGCCTCGGTCGTCGCCGTCCCCGACTCGGTGGTCACGCTCGTCGCCGGGGGCGTCGCCGGCGTCCTCACGGTCGGCGCGCTCTGGGCGGTCGATCCGGTGAACTGGCGCCCCTGACCGGCCGGGGTCGGTCCCGACCGACCCCGTCCCTAGTTCCCCGGGCGCTCGCTCTCGGCCTCCAGCTCGATGTCCCGTTTGGCCTCGCGGGTCTCCGCCTCCTGTCGGGCGAGGTCGGCGTTGTCCGAATCTCACGTCTCGTGGGCTCTCGATCGCGTCCGGCTCCGGGCTTGTGCTTCTCGCCGAACTGCTCGGCGGAGTCATCGCGATTGGACGAGCGTGGGTGTTTGACGCTGCCATTTGGGCACTGTAGCGACCACCCGTAACCGGAGATTACCGCTCAGTCCCCGTCTCGGTACCGTCCACTCGCGGATCGGAGGAACGCTCCGGCCCCCTAGTATGAAAGTGAAGTTGTTATACTACAACTTTGTTAGTAATACTTATCACAGTGGAGTCTGTGTGGTCCGATACGGTTCACACGGCTACACTCACGTTACGCTGTAAGACCGTCTCCCGAGCGACACGACTGCGGTCGGACCCACCAGACTGATGCTAGACAGCGGCAGAGGCAATCCAACGCAATCGGTCATGTTTGAGATGACCAACGATGAGTGAAAGCGAAAACGCAAACACGAACGCGAGTACAGGCGCAGATATAGAGACGGACATCTTCTCGGAGAGAACACAGCTGAAGCCCTACGA is drawn from Halorubrum sp. CBA1229 and contains these coding sequences:
- the hisG gene encoding ATP phosphoribosyltransferase, with the protein product MRIAVPNKGRLHDPTLSLLERAGLHVEETADRQLYADTVDPDVTVLFARAADIPEYVRDGAADLGITGLDQAAESGGVADDAASAADDDLVDLFDLGYGSCKLVLAAPEDGDVSTVADLVGGTIATEFPAVTRDYLDRVGVDADVVTVTGATELTPHVDMADAIVDITSTGTTLKVNRLAVIDDVLASSVRLFARPDVVADPKVEQVLTAFESVLAADGRRYLMMNAPKDRLDAVKDVIPGLGGPTVMDVEADENGNGMVAVHAVVEERDVFATISELKEVGASGILVTEIERLVE
- the uvrB gene encoding excinuclease ABC subunit UvrB, which gives rise to MSDADSPLSEDRPTVDRPLRVDAPFEPAGDQPAAIEELVEGFESGADKQTLLGVTGSGKTNTVSWVAEELDQPTLVLAHNKTLAAQLYEEFRELFPDNAVEYFVSYYDYYQPEAYVEQTDTFIDKEMSINEEIDRLRHSATRSLLTRDDVIVVASVSAIYGLGDPQNYRDMALRLEVGEEVGREELLARLVDLNYERNDVDFTQGTFRVRGDTVEIYPMYGRYAVRVELWGDEIDRMIKVDPMKGEVVSEEPAVMLHPAEHYSIPDDKLEQAIAEIEELMEKRVSYFERQGDLVAAQRIEERTTFDVEMLREAGYCSGIENYSVHMDDRESGDAPYTLLDYFPDDFLTVVDESHQTIPQIKGQYEGDKSRKDSLVENGFRLPTAYDNRPLTFEEFEEKTDRTLYVSATPGDYERETSDRIVEQIVRPTHLVDPKVEVTEATGQVEDLLDRVDERIERDERVLVTTLTKRMAEDLTEYFEEAGIDVAYMHDETDTLERHEIIRDLRLGNIDVLVGINLLREGLDIPEVSLVAILDADQEGFLRSTTTLVQTMGRAARNVNGEVVLYADRVTDSMEEAIEETQRRREIQLEYNEEHGYEATTIDKPVGETNLPGSKTDTSSVSVGDVESKDEAEAQIEALEDRMDEAASNLEFELAADIRDRIAELRRAFELDTDDGGVPAPMIDE